In Symmachiella dynata, the following are encoded in one genomic region:
- a CDS encoding Na+/H+ antiporter subunit C codes for MDIVLAITVGGLYAAGIYMMLRRSVVKLLIGLGLLSHAANLLLFTAGGIVRGRVPVVPAGESQPLTTVADPLPQALILTAIVISFAVLAFALVLIYRTYQSLGTEDLDQLKATDT; via the coding sequence ATGGACATTGTTTTAGCCATCACTGTCGGCGGATTGTATGCAGCAGGCATCTACATGATGTTGCGGCGCAGCGTCGTCAAGCTGCTGATTGGACTTGGCCTACTAAGCCACGCCGCCAACCTACTCCTGTTTACCGCAGGTGGAATCGTGCGCGGCCGTGTTCCCGTTGTGCCAGCCGGTGAATCCCAACCGCTGACAACCGTCGCCGATCCGTTACCTCAAGCACTCATCCTGACAGCCATTGTGATTAGTTTCGCTGTGTTGGCGTTTGCTCTCGTTCTGATCTACCGCACGTACCAATCCTTGGGGACGGAAGATTTGGACCAACTCAAGGCGACCGACACATGA
- a CDS encoding Na+/H+ antiporter subunit B, with translation MDSVILKTAIRFLLPLLLLSSVFLFLRGHNEPGGGFVGGLVASGAMALYAMTYNAAAARQVVRVSPRVLIGSGLLMSLSSGLVPLFLGRPFLTGLWTSTTITGLGELHLGTPLLFDLGVFCVVTGVTLVFVFSLLEE, from the coding sequence ATGGATTCCGTAATTCTAAAGACAGCGATTCGCTTCCTATTGCCATTGCTGCTGCTCTCGTCGGTGTTTCTGTTTCTCCGTGGGCACAACGAACCGGGAGGTGGTTTTGTTGGTGGCTTGGTGGCCAGCGGTGCAATGGCGTTGTACGCGATGACATACAATGCAGCGGCAGCTCGGCAAGTGGTACGCGTATCGCCGCGGGTTCTTATTGGTTCAGGGCTGCTGATGTCGCTGAGCAGTGGATTGGTCCCGTTATTCTTGGGCCGACCTTTTCTCACCGGGCTGTGGACATCAACAACGATCACCGGATTGGGAGAACTACATCTTGGGACGCCATTGCTATTTGATCTCGGTGTTTTCTGCGTCGTGACAGGAGTCACACTCGTCTTTGTCTTTTCACTACTCGAAGAATAA
- a CDS encoding putative monovalent cation/H+ antiporter subunit A: MFLWLWAILIAAALAPGVNRIVGSRGGWGLAMVPAGVFVFLLKQWPLVMQQRDVSVSVNWVPALKLAISLRLDGLSLLFGLLVTGIGALVLVYAGGYLKGDNRLGRLWMFLLMFMASMLGLVLADNLLTLFIFWELTSITSYLLIGFNSDLPQSRVSALQALLVTGGGGLVLLPGLLLLGAAGGSFELSTLLNNAEAIRQHSTYVPMLLLILIGAFTKSAQFPFHFWLPNAMAAPTPVSAYLHSATMVKAGVYLIARLHPLLGGTAEWFWMIAPVGAITMTMGAVLALRATDLKQILAYATISVLGTLTMLLGIGTEATLTAALAVLVAHAFYKCGLFMVAGNVDHAVHQRDIRGLGGLRSAMLGTFLAACLAGISMAGILPTFGFIAKETWYEAIEHPADAPFLIASVLSNIGLVVAVGMVCVKPFFGSRTEVTKQAHEGGPALWGPPIALGITGLYMGLMPTRISELIAAGSRAVAGRIVSVDLALWHGVNVTLLLSLLTLAGGFTLYWQRQRLESVFTVLNRFMQYGPSWVYGWLLKAVNQLARRQTALLQNGYLRFYLLTMVGLTVISVWMALGDELRGHLKPMPLDFRLHEVMLVGLILMAAVVAVRANTWLLAVGALGIVGYSVAGIFVLFGAPDLAMTQFVIETLTVLLFVMAFSRLPDFRRLSTVRTRGRDALIAIVAGGTITVLLLFAMTVRSDHPISDYYAAQSVPEAHGRNVVNVILVDFRALDTLGEITVLSIAAIGVYSLLMLRPPKRIDRAEKTNDVATDSSLTPKQEGA; the protein is encoded by the coding sequence ATGTTTCTCTGGTTGTGGGCCATTTTAATCGCTGCTGCGCTCGCTCCGGGTGTGAACCGCATTGTTGGTTCGCGCGGAGGGTGGGGTCTTGCGATGGTTCCGGCAGGAGTGTTCGTGTTCCTCCTGAAGCAGTGGCCGCTGGTGATGCAGCAGCGGGATGTGTCGGTTTCTGTCAATTGGGTGCCAGCATTGAAACTGGCGATTTCGTTGCGGTTGGACGGCCTCAGTCTGCTATTTGGGTTGCTGGTCACTGGCATTGGGGCTCTGGTTCTAGTGTACGCTGGCGGATACCTAAAGGGCGACAATCGACTGGGACGGTTGTGGATGTTCCTGTTGATGTTTATGGCGTCGATGCTGGGGCTTGTGCTGGCGGATAACCTTTTGACGCTGTTTATCTTTTGGGAATTGACCAGCATCACTTCGTACTTGTTGATCGGTTTCAACAGTGATCTCCCCCAATCCCGCGTGTCTGCATTGCAGGCGTTGCTGGTGACGGGGGGTGGCGGATTGGTACTGTTGCCGGGTTTGCTTCTGCTGGGAGCGGCGGGTGGCTCGTTCGAATTGTCGACACTGCTGAACAATGCAGAAGCCATTCGTCAGCATTCGACTTATGTGCCGATGCTGCTTCTCATTCTGATCGGAGCGTTCACGAAGTCGGCTCAGTTTCCATTTCACTTCTGGCTGCCCAATGCCATGGCGGCTCCCACCCCGGTCAGTGCGTATTTGCATTCGGCGACGATGGTCAAGGCGGGCGTCTATTTGATTGCACGGCTGCATCCGCTTCTGGGCGGAACGGCGGAATGGTTTTGGATGATCGCTCCGGTGGGTGCAATCACGATGACCATGGGCGCAGTGCTGGCATTGCGGGCGACGGACCTGAAACAGATTCTGGCCTATGCCACAATCAGTGTACTCGGCACCTTGACCATGCTGCTGGGCATTGGAACAGAAGCGACCCTGACCGCTGCTTTGGCAGTGCTGGTGGCTCATGCATTCTACAAATGCGGATTGTTCATGGTGGCCGGGAATGTCGACCATGCGGTGCATCAGCGCGATATTCGTGGCCTGGGTGGACTGCGTTCAGCGATGCTTGGGACGTTTCTGGCGGCCTGTCTGGCCGGTATTTCGATGGCGGGGATCTTACCTACATTTGGCTTTATCGCGAAGGAGACGTGGTATGAAGCGATCGAGCACCCGGCGGACGCCCCTTTTCTGATCGCGTCGGTGTTGTCGAACATTGGTTTGGTCGTCGCAGTGGGAATGGTTTGTGTCAAACCGTTTTTTGGAAGCCGAACCGAGGTCACGAAACAGGCACATGAGGGGGGGCCGGCGTTGTGGGGGCCCCCGATAGCACTTGGCATCACGGGTTTGTATATGGGGTTGATGCCAACACGCATCAGCGAATTGATAGCCGCTGGAAGTCGTGCTGTCGCGGGACGAATCGTGTCTGTCGATTTGGCATTGTGGCATGGGGTGAACGTGACGTTGTTGTTGTCACTGTTGACGCTGGCAGGCGGATTCACCCTGTACTGGCAGCGGCAGCGGTTGGAAAGCGTCTTCACGGTGCTCAACCGTTTCATGCAGTATGGACCATCGTGGGTGTATGGCTGGCTGCTGAAAGCGGTCAATCAGTTGGCACGTCGGCAGACTGCGCTCCTGCAAAACGGATACTTGCGATTCTATTTGCTCACGATGGTGGGGCTCACAGTAATCAGTGTATGGATGGCGCTGGGAGACGAATTGCGAGGGCACCTGAAACCGATGCCACTCGACTTTCGTCTCCATGAAGTCATGTTGGTGGGTTTGATTCTAATGGCGGCAGTTGTGGCCGTTCGAGCGAACACATGGCTGCTGGCGGTGGGGGCTCTCGGGATTGTAGGCTACTCCGTCGCGGGCATTTTTGTGTTGTTTGGCGCCCCGGATTTGGCGATGACACAATTCGTGATCGAAACGCTAACCGTGCTGCTGTTCGTGATGGCGTTTTCGCGTCTGCCGGACTTCCGTCGTCTCTCGACCGTTCGCACACGTGGTCGAGATGCTCTGATTGCCATAGTCGCAGGTGGTACGATCACGGTGTTGTTGCTGTTTGCCATGACCGTTCGGTCGGATCATCCGATATCCGACTACTATGCCGCTCAAAGCGTTCCAGAGGCTCACGGGCGCAATGTGGTGAATGTGATCCTGGTGGATTTTCGTGCGTTGGACACATTGGGCGAGATCACTGTGCTATCGATCGCGGCGATTGGCGTCTATTCGCTGCTGATGCTGCGACCGCCCAAACGTATTGACCGTGCGGAGAAAACTAACGATGTCGCGACGGATTCGAGTCTGACTCCCAAACAGGAGGGAGCATGA
- a CDS encoding DUF488 domain-containing protein, with the protein MAKRQPEIRIARAYNPPPADDCYRVLVDRLWPRGIKKENLNLDRWMKDLAPSTDLRRWFNHDPQRWDQFRKRYFKELDALSDSVSEMLNTAGERPILFLYGARDEQHNQAIVLKEWIEKHAEALK; encoded by the coding sequence ATGGCCAAGCGTCAACCAGAGATACGAATTGCGCGAGCGTACAATCCGCCGCCGGCGGATGATTGTTATCGAGTCCTCGTGGATCGCCTATGGCCGCGCGGGATTAAAAAAGAGAATTTGAATCTCGACCGCTGGATGAAGGACCTGGCCCCGAGCACCGACTTGCGTCGTTGGTTCAATCACGATCCACAGCGTTGGGATCAGTTCCGCAAACGGTATTTCAAAGAACTTGACGCACTGTCGGACAGCGTGTCCGAGATGTTAAATACGGCAGGAGAGCGTCCGATCCTGTTTCTCTACGGCGCTCGCGACGAACAACATAACCAAGCGATTGTGCTTAAAGAGTGGATCGAGAAACATGCGGAGGCGCTGAAATAA